The sequence GCACGCTCTACCACTCCCTCGACACGTTCCGCGACTGGCCCGACTACGCCCAGATCTGGCCCGCCCACGGCGCGGGCTCGACGTGCGGCAAGGCACTCGGCGCGGTCCCGCAGAGCACCGTCGGCTACGAGTCCCTCTACAATGCCTCGCTCGGCGCGGCCGACGCGGGCGAGGACGCCTTCGTGGACGCCATCCTCAGCGGCCAGCCCGAGCCGCAGATGTACTTCGCACGCATGAAGCGCGACAACCGCGACGGCGTGCCCGTCCTCGGCGGACTGCCGCAGCCGCAGAAGCTCTCCGCTGCCGAGTTGAAGACCTACGTCGAGAAGGGCGAGGCCCTCGTGATCGACGCGCGGCTCGACCGCTCGGCGTTCATGGTGAGGCACATTCCTGGGTCGCTCTACGCCCCGATGAACAAGAGCTTCAACACCGTCGTGGGCTCGCTCGTCGTGGACGAAACGACGCCGCTGCTGCTCATCGTGGACGCGGACGACATTGACGAGGCCGTGCGCGACCTCATCCGCATCGGCTACGACCACCTCGTCGCCTTCGCCGAGCCAAAGACGCTCGACCGCTACTTCGCCGAGGGCGGTGCGTCGGCCATGATCCCCGAGATCGACTTCTCGGAGGTAGAGGCCCGCCGCGTCGAACCGGGCGTCACTGTCGTCGATGTCCGCTTCGCCGCGGAGTTCGCGAGCGGCCACGTGCCGGGCGCGGTCAACGCCTCGTACACGCGCCTGCCCGAATACGCCGAGAGCCGCATCCCGGCAGGCCAGACGCTCCTCGTCCACTGTGCCTCGGGGGCCCGCGCTGCCGCTGGCGCCGCCTTCCTCGCCGCGCAAGGCCACCACGTGCGGTACGTCAACGACACGTTCGCGCGCTACGCTAAGATTGGCGCCCCCGTCACCGAAAACGCGACCGTTGCAGCGTAGACTCTGCGGTGCTTTTTCCAGTCCGCCTCGCCTTCCTCCCACGCAGACGCCCTGCGACGGGGACCTACCACGGGGGCGCGGCAGGGTTGGATGTTCTCCTGATCCTTCCGTTTTAATCCATGCTGTATGCCCTCCTCGGTGCCGTCGCGATCGGGCTCGTTCTCGGCTTGCTCGGCTCCGGCGGCTCCATCCTGACCGTGCCGGTGCTCGTCTACCTCGCAGGCGAGCCGGACAAGGTCGCCATTGCGGAGAGCCTCGCCATCGTCGGGGCCATTGCGGCGGTCGGGGCGATCCCGTATGCGCGGCAGAAGTCAGTGGACTGGCGCAGCGTGGGCTGGTTTGGCGTGCCGGGCATCCTCGGGACGTACCTGGGCGCGGCGTTCTCGGCCTACGTCTCCGGGCCGGTGCAGCTCGCGCTCTTCGCCGTCGTGATGCTGCTTGCGGCCGGGCTGATGCTGCGTGGCCGCAAGAAGGTCGAGGGCGTGCGTCCCCGGCAGGCCGCCTGGATCATCGTGATCGAAGGGCTGGCCGTCGGCGTGCTGACGGGCCTCGTGGGCGTCGGCGGCGGCTTCCTGATCGTGCCTGCGCTGGTGCTACTCGGCGGGCTCTCGATGCGCGTCGCCGTCGGGACGAGCCTACTCATCATCGCGGCCAAGAGCCTGGTCGGCTTCTGGAAGTATGTCGACGTGCTCGCCGCGGACGGGCTGGTGGTGGACTGGCGGCTCATCGGCGCGTTCGCCGCCATCGGCATCGTCGGGGCGACCGTCGGCAACCGCATCAGCCAGCACGTCCCGCAGGCGATGCTGCGCCGAGGCTTCGCGATGTTCCTCCTCGTGATGGGCGTTGGCATTCTGGCGCGGGAGGCGCCGGCGGCGCTGGCCGGGACGCCTGAAAGCGTCGTCGCTACGGGCGTCGCTGACACGACGCAGGTCACGTTGAGCGAGCGCGCCTATGCCGCGCGCCACGACTCGACGGCGCAGATCCTCGATGTGCGAACCGGGATGGAGATCGGGCGCGGACGCGTGGCGGGCGCGCAGCACGTGGACTACATGTTTCCGGGTTTTGCGGGGCGTGTTGCCGAACTGAGCCTCGATCCTGAGCGTCCGGTGTACCTCTACTGTGGCTCCGGCGCTCGCTCCGGCCGCGCGGCGCACGTCCTCCGGGACGCGGGCTACGAGGCCTACAACATCGGCGGCTTCCGCGCGCTCAGGGCCGCCGGGGTGCCAACCGAGGGATAGCTAGTCCTGATCGCGGCTATCCACGCGGCACGTCGTGTTGATGCCGCCTCGCACCGTGTAGACCGTCTCGACGACGAGCCGCTGCGGGTTGCCGAGGTGCTCGGCGAGGTCGGCGTAGAGCAGCGCCGTGACGTCCTCCTGCGCCGCGCCCACATCGCGCCACGAGATGAGGTAGTACTTCAGGCTCTTGAGTTCGAGGATCCAGTCGCCGGGGACGTACTCGATGCGGACGCGCCCGCTGTCGGGGAGGCCGCTGAATGGGCAGAGCGCGGAGAATTCGCCGGGCTCCGTCTCGTAGACGACCACCTGCCGCGCGGCATGGCGGTAGGGTAGCCGGTCGATGGTCTGCTGCCGCGTCTCTGGCGGAAGGAAGGGGCGGACGTGCCCCTCGGGCTTGATGCCGAACTGCGCCATGTAGGCGAGCGCCTGCTCAGTATGGGCCGCAGCGCGCTCTCGCAGCGCGTGCAGGTCGGAAGGAGTCAGGTCGGGGGCCATGGGACGGCGGGGAGAAGGGGAAGAACGGTGGGCGTGCTGGCACGATGTTGGCCGACGCTCCGTTTCGCAGCCTCGCCCTTTCGCAGGGTCTACATGCCCGAGCATCTACCTGCTGGCAACAGCGAACAGCATAGTATATGTGCGAATTTATGTTCACTGAAACAGGTGATCCCGTAGGCTGGACTGATGCCCTATCCTTCTCATGAGCGTCCTGCCCGTCACCGCTGGTAGGGTTGCTTGCTTTCGGACCCTCCCACCTCGTCCCAGATTTATGCGTCGTTTCGCCTCAGCTATCGTCGCGGCTACGCTCGCGCTGCTGCTCGTCCCCGCCACGGTTTCTGCCCAGAACGTCGCCGCGTCGCCGACCTACGGCGATGTTCGGTTGACGGAAGGCTTCCGGCCCGACCCCCACACGACCCGGCTCACGGCCGGTGGTTCTATCGAGGTCAACAAGGGGGCCTGCACCTACGGCTTCGTGGCCGAGGCGCCCGATGTGGACCTCTACTATACTACTACCGGGGGTAGTAGCCTCTACATCTACGCTGAATCGGATGCCGACGTGACGCTGCTCGTCAATGCGCCCGACGGCTCCTGGCTTTGCAATGACGACGGGCTCGGCAACCGCGACCCGCTCATCGCGATCCCGAACGCCAGCGACGGGCTCTACGACATCTGGATCGGCACCTACGGCGACGAGATGCAGGCGGCCACGCTCTACATCTCCGAGATCGCCCCGGGTGGCAGTGGCGGCGGCGGTGGCTCGTCCGCGAGCCAGATCAGTGTCGGCGCTGACCCGACCTACGGCAACGTGCGCCTGAGCCAGGGCGCTACCTCCGACATGATCGAGCTCCTGGCTGGCGGCTCGCTCCAGCCCAACTTCGGCGAGTGCACCTACGGCAACGTGGCCAGCGCCCCAGACGTGGACCTCTACTATGAGGGCGACGGTACCCAACTGCTCGGTATCGGAGCGGGATCCGCGGGCGATGTCATGCTGCTCGTCAACTTGCCCGACGGCACGTGGGTCTGCGACGATGACTCGGGCGAAGACCGTAACGCGTTCGTCATTGTCGAGGACGCGGCGGCAGGACTCTACAATATCTGGGTCGGGACGTACGGAAGCGAGATGGAGGAAGCACAGCTGTTCATTGCCGACGAGGGCGGTCTCGAGGGGCGTATGGGGGGCAAGGGAAACAAGGGCCCCTGATTTTCCAGAACGCCTTGCTCAGCGCTCGGTCGGCCTAGGTGCGCCTGCTTGCCGTTCGTGCAGGGTGACCCGGTCGGGTGGTAGACTGCGCTATGCAAACCAACACGCCACGGTTCGACTCCCCTTCCCGCTCCCTGATTATGCCTCGTCTCCTCCCCACGATCGTCGTAGCCGCGCTTGCGCTGCTGCTCGTCCCTGTCACGGCCTCGGCCCAGAACGTCGCCGCGTCGCCCACCTACGGCGATGTCGAACTGGACGAGGGCTTCCGGCCCGACCCCCACACGACCACGCTCACGGCCGGTGGCTCCATCGAGGTCAACAAGGGGGCCTGCACCTACGGCTTCGTGGCCGACGCCCCGGACGTGGACCTCTATTACACCACCTCCGGGGGGAGCAACCTCTTCGTCTACGCGGAGTCGGACTCGGACGTGACGCTGCTCATCAACGCCCCCGACGGCTCGTGGCTCTGCGACGACGACGGCTTCGGCGACCGCAACCCGGTGGTTGCGATCCCGAGCGCCGAAGCGGGCCTCTACGACATCTGGATCGGCACCTACGGGGACGCGATGCAGTCGGCCACGCTCTACATCTCCGAGATCGACCCCCGCGGCGGGGGCGGCAGCACGGCTGGCGGCATCGACATCGGCGCTGCGCCGACCTACGGCGACGTGCGCGTGAGCCAGGGCTTCGGCTCCAGCACGACCACGCTCACCGCGGGCGGCTCCTTCCAGCCCGACTTCGGCAACTGCACCTACGGCAACGTCGCCGGTGCGCCCGACGTCGACCTCTACTACACCACCAGCGGCTCCGGCCCGCTCTTCATCTCGGTCGAGTCCGAGGGCGACACGACGCTGCTCGTCAACATGCCCGACGGCACGTGGGCGTGCGACGACGACTCGGGCAACGGCAGCAACCCGCTACTCATCATCCCGAACGCCGCCGACGGGCTCTACGACATCTGGGTCGGGACCTACGGCGACGCGATGCAGTCGGCCACGCTCACGATCTCCGAGTCGCAGTAGCGCTTGCACGCCCAACGCTCAGGCTTCCCGGCGCAGCGCGTGCTACCAGATCGTTATCGGATCAGGATCACGCGCTGCGTCGCGTTGGCACCGGCCGCGTTGAGGCACACCACGTAGACCCCGCTCAGGAGGTTGTCCAACGCGAGTTGCACCTCGTGCCGGCCAGCAGGCTGCACGCCCTCGGCGCGGGTGAGCACGGTGCGCCCGAGCAGGTCGGTCACGGTGAGGCGCACGGCGGCGGCAGTTGGCAGGGCATAGTGTACCGCGGCCGCGTCGCTGAAGGGGTTGGAGAAGACGACATCGAGCGCAAAGTTGACTGGAAGTGGCATTTCGTCTCCGGCGGGGAGAGGCGAGTCGGTGTAGCGCCGCGCAAAGACGCCAGAGCGCGAGCCGTCCTGGCCTGAACTCCTCCACGCGGTCACAAAGTCACCGTCCGCCTCCATCGACACTGCGGGCCCGCCTTGGTGGTTTGAGGTATGGGTGTTTACCCGGAACTCGGAACTCTGGGGCGTTCCGTCTGCGGCGTAGCGCCGCGCGAAGATGCCGCCGCCCGAGCCATCCTGGTTTGAGCTCTCCCATGCGATCACGAAGTCGCCGTCGGCATCTATCCCTACCGAGGCAGAAGACTGGAAACGCGTGGTGAAGATGTTGACCTGAAACTCTGATCCTTGCGGTGTTCCGTTAGCGGCGTAGCGCCGCGCGAAGACGCCGTAGTATGAGCCGTCCTGGCCAAAGCTCTCCCATGCGACCACGAAGTCGCCGTCGGCATCCATCCCCACCGAGGCCATGCGCTGACCGTCCGTGGTGAAGGTGTTGACTTGGAACTCGTCACCCTGCGGTGTTCCGTCGGCGGCGTAGCGTTGTGCGAAGATGCCGGAGCGCGAGCCATCTTGGCCAGTGCTCCGCCACGCGACGACGAAGTCGCCGTCGTCGTCCATCGCTACCTTGCCTGAAAACTGGAAATCCGTGGTATGGGTGTTTACCTGGAACTCCATGCCTACTGCCGCGCCGCCCGCATTGTAGCGCTGCGCGAAGACACCGTAGTATGAGCCGTCCTGGCCAAAGCTCTCCCATGCGACCACGAAGTCGCCGTCGGCATCCATCCCCACCGAGGCCATGCGCTGACCGTCCGTGGTGAAGGTGTTGACTTGGAACTCGTCACCCTGCGGTGTTCCGTTAGCGGCGTAGCGCCGCGCGAAGACACCGTAGGATGAGCCATCCTGGTCTGAACTCTCCCATGCGACGACGAAATTGCCATCGGTATCCATCCCCACTGAGGGTCTGAACTGACTAGCTGTGGTGAAGGTGTTGACTTGGAACTCGTCACCCTGAGGTGTTCCGTCGGCGGCGTAGCGTTGTGCGAAGATGCCGGAGAGCGAGCCGTCCTGGCCAAAGCCCGCCCACGCGATGACAAAGTCGCCATCGGCGTCCATTGCTACCGAAGGCCGAGACTGATCGCCTGTGGTGAAGGTGTTGACCTGAAACTCTTCGCTCAACGCCACTGGAGCTTGTGCCTCAGCGACGGGTGCACCGCGCAGCATCGCGAGCGTGAGCGTGCCCGCAGCCGCGGAGCGACGGAGCCATGCGAGACGGCGGCGGGCGACGAGGCGAGACGAGAAACGAACAGGCACCTGAGACGACGGAAAGCGTGGAGGGGAAGCGCGCGAAGCTAACGCTGAGCGACTAGGGTCCAAAGCGCTATAGCAGGTTTCTGCAGATCGCGTCTGTCCACCGCCCGTCCGCACAGAACGACCGCTCGTCGGGATTCGGGGCCACCCGTCCGCGCAGGCGCGGCATGGCGAAGCAACGTGGGGAGGTTGGAGCCATCCACTTCACTTCAGCACCCCGCTACTATGTTCGCCTATCTGCTCTTCTCCCGGTCGTTCTGGCCCCTCATCGCCCTCACGCTCGTCCTCCTCACCGCCCCGGCTCTTGCGCAGTCGGCGGGCTCCATCACCGGCACGGTCCGCGACGCGGCCACGCTCGAAGCGCTGCCCGGCGTCAACGTGGTCGTGCAGGGCACCACGCTCGGCGCGGCCACCGACGCCGCGGGCCGCTACGTCATCACCGCCGTGCCCGTCGGGACAGTCGCGCTCGAAGTGCGCTTCGTCGGCTTCGCCCCGCTCGTCCGCACCGACATCGTCGTGAAGCCGGGTCGCCCCACCACTGCCGATGTACTGCTCCGCGAGGCCCGTATCGAGGGGGCCGAGGTGACGGTCACGGCGGGCTACTTCCAGCCGCCTGCCGCCGCGCCGACCAGCACGGTCGCGTTCTCCACCGAGGAGATCCGCCGCTCGCCCGGCGCGGGCCAGGAGATCGCCCGTGTCCTCAACGCGCTGCCCGGCGTCGCCTCGCGCGGCGAGACCAGCCAGGACCTCTTCGTGCGCGGCGGCAGCCCCGCCGAAAACGGGTTCTACATCGACCAAATCCTCATTCCCAACGCCCAGCACTTCTCCACGCCCGACGGCTCGTCGTTCGGTCCGACCGGCCTCATCAACACCGAGTTCATCGACGACATCACGTTCTCCTCGGGCGGCTTCTCGGCGTCCTACGGCGACCGCCTCTCGTCGATCAGCGAGATCCGCTACCGCACCGGCGGCGACCGCCTCACGGGCGAGGTCGGCGCCAACTTCACTGGCGGCACGTTCATCGTCGAGGGGCCGATCCCCGGCGGGTCGGCCTTCGTCTCGGCGCGGCGCAGCTACCTCGACCTCGTCGCCGACGCCATCGACGCGGGCGGCGCGCCGCGCTTCAGCGACCTCCAGGGCAAGGTCACGCTCGACCTCTCGCCGAGCCAGCGCCTCTCCGTGCTCAATCTCTACGGGTCGAGCGAGTTCGCGCAGGAAGCCGAGGACGCCGTCGACGCAGGCGAAGCGGCCTTCGGCGTGTTCGAGAACCAGCAGAACACCGTCGGGCTGAGCCTCCGCTCGCTCTGGGGCGCCCGCGGCTACTCGACGACGGCGCTGTCGTACTCGTTCATCGAGCGGCGCAACACCGTCACGGCGGTGCGCGACGGCTTCGGCGACATCCGCGAGGATTTCCGCAACGACTACCTCACGCTGCGCAACGTGAACACGCTCCAATTCGGGTCCCAGCTTGAGGTTGAGGCGGGCGTCGAGGGCACTATTGAGCGCGGGACGTTCGACTTCGACCAGGCGGCCTACGTCAGCGCGGCGGGCGCGCAGCAGGGCGCCGTCGGGTTCGACCTCGACCTCACGAGCACGCGCCTCGGCACGTTCGCCACGTTCGTGTGGCAGCCCACCGCCCGGCTCACCGTGAGCCCCGGTCTGCGCGTGGACTACGGCTCGCTCAACGAGGACGTCTACCCGCAGCCGCGCCTCGGCCTCGCCTACGACCTGACCGAGAGGGTGCGGCTCCGTGCTGCGGGCGGGGTTTACCGGCAGGCCGTCCCGCTCTACGTCCGCGCCCAGAGCGCCGCCAACGAGACGCTCCCGCACGTCCGCGCCGACCACCTCATCGGCGGCGTCGACGTGCTCCTCGCGCCCGACCTCAAGCTCACCGTCGAGGGCTTCAGCAAGACCTACCGCGACGTGCCGCAGTTCGCCGACGGCAACCCGCTCGGGACGCCGGTCTACGTCCTCGACGAGCGCGGCGACTACGCAGGCGCACTCACCAGCGACGGCCGCGCCCGCGCACGGGGCATCGAGTTGCTCGTCCAGAAGAAGCTGTCACGGGCGTTCTACGGCCTCGTGAGCGCGTCCTACTTCCGCTCGCAGTACGAGGACCAGAACGGCACGTGGCGCGACCGCG is a genomic window of Bacteroidota bacterium containing:
- a CDS encoding MBL fold metallo-hydrolase, which gives rise to MLFRQYFDPKLAQYAYLVGCQKSGEALLIDPERDIDRYIDAAEAEGLRIVAVAETHIHADFLSGAREFAERLGVKLYLSAEGGPDWQSAWAKDGAYDVTLLRDGDAFTVGHIEIVASHTPGHTPEHMSYVIIDRGSGATTPIGVATGDFVFVGDLGRPDLLEQAAGMHGVQEDAARTLYHSLDTFRDWPDYAQIWPAHGAGSTCGKALGAVPQSTVGYESLYNASLGAADAGEDAFVDAILSGQPEPQMYFARMKRDNRDGVPVLGGLPQPQKLSAAELKTYVEKGEALVIDARLDRSAFMVRHIPGSLYAPMNKSFNTVVGSLVVDETTPLLLIVDADDIDEAVRDLIRIGYDHLVAFAEPKTLDRYFAEGGASAMIPEIDFSEVEARRVEPGVTVVDVRFAAEFASGHVPGAVNASYTRLPEYAESRIPAGQTLLVHCASGARAAAGAAFLAAQGHHVRYVNDTFARYAKIGAPVTENATVAA
- a CDS encoding TSUP family transporter — its product is MLYALLGAVAIGLVLGLLGSGGSILTVPVLVYLAGEPDKVAIAESLAIVGAIAAVGAIPYARQKSVDWRSVGWFGVPGILGTYLGAAFSAYVSGPVQLALFAVVMLLAAGLMLRGRKKVEGVRPRQAAWIIVIEGLAVGVLTGLVGVGGGFLIVPALVLLGGLSMRVAVGTSLLIIAAKSLVGFWKYVDVLAADGLVVDWRLIGAFAAIGIVGATVGNRISQHVPQAMLRRGFAMFLLVMGVGILAREAPAALAGTPESVVATGVADTTQVTLSERAYAARHDSTAQILDVRTGMEIGRGRVAGAQHVDYMFPGFAGRVAELSLDPERPVYLYCGSGARSGRAAHVLRDAGYEAYNIGGFRALRAAGVPTEG
- the queF gene encoding preQ(1) synthase encodes the protein MAPDLTPSDLHALRERAAAHTEQALAYMAQFGIKPEGHVRPFLPPETRQQTIDRLPYRHAARQVVVYETEPGEFSALCPFSGLPDSGRVRIEYVPGDWILELKSLKYYLISWRDVGAAQEDVTALLYADLAEHLGNPQRLVVETVYTVRGGINTTCRVDSRDQD
- a CDS encoding T9SS type A sorting domain-containing protein produces the protein MPVRFSSRLVARRRLAWLRRSAAAGTLTLAMLRGAPVAEAQAPVALSEEFQVNTFTTGDQSRPSVAMDADGDFVIAWAGFGQDGSLSGIFAQRYAADGTPQGDEFQVNTFTTASQFRPSVGMDTDGNFVVAWESSDQDGSSYGVFARRYAANGTPQGDEFQVNTFTTDGQRMASVGMDADGDFVVAWESFGQDGSYYGVFAQRYNAGGAAVGMEFQVNTHTTDFQFSGKVAMDDDGDFVVAWRSTGQDGSRSGIFAQRYAADGTPQGDEFQVNTFTTDGQRMASVGMDADGDFVVAWESFGQDGSYYGVFARRYAANGTPQGSEFQVNIFTTRFQSSASVGIDADGDFVIAWESSNQDGSGGGIFARRYAADGTPQSSEFRVNTHTSNHQGGPAVSMEADGDFVTAWRSSGQDGSRSGVFARRYTDSPLPAGDEMPLPVNFALDVVFSNPFSDAAAVHYALPTAAAVRLTVTDLLGRTVLTRAEGVQPAGRHEVQLALDNLLSGVYVVCLNAAGANATQRVILIR
- a CDS encoding TonB-dependent receptor codes for the protein MFAYLLFSRSFWPLIALTLVLLTAPALAQSAGSITGTVRDAATLEALPGVNVVVQGTTLGAATDAAGRYVITAVPVGTVALEVRFVGFAPLVRTDIVVKPGRPTTADVLLREARIEGAEVTVTAGYFQPPAAAPTSTVAFSTEEIRRSPGAGQEIARVLNALPGVASRGETSQDLFVRGGSPAENGFYIDQILIPNAQHFSTPDGSSFGPTGLINTEFIDDITFSSGGFSASYGDRLSSISEIRYRTGGDRLTGEVGANFTGGTFIVEGPIPGGSAFVSARRSYLDLVADAIDAGGAPRFSDLQGKVTLDLSPSQRLSVLNLYGSSEFAQEAEDAVDAGEAAFGVFENQQNTVGLSLRSLWGARGYSTTALSYSFIERRNTVTAVRDGFGDIREDFRNDYLTLRNVNTLQFGSQLEVEAGVEGTIERGTFDFDQAAYVSAAGAQQGAVGFDLDLTSTRLGTFATFVWQPTARLTVSPGLRVDYGSLNEDVYPQPRLGLAYDLTERVRLRAAGGVYRQAVPLYVRAQSAANETLPHVRADHLIGGVDVLLAPDLKLTVEGFSKTYRDVPQFADGNPLGTPVYVLDERGDYAGALTSDGRARARGIELLVQKKLSRAFYGLVSASYFRSQYEDQNGTWRDRDFDTQTQFSVIGGWKPNAKWELSARWSYLGGRPTTPIDVGQSIALDAEVRDVARTNEERLPAYHSLYLRVDRRFNFRATNLTTFVSLWNAYSRTNIEDTFWNFTEQRVDEAEQFSLLPVVGIEFEF